A stretch of Pseudomonas sp. LS.1a DNA encodes these proteins:
- a CDS encoding MFS family transporter, with amino-acid sequence MTSAYYTGEERSKRIFAIVGASSGNLVEWFDFYVYAFCAIYFAPAFFPSDDPTVQLLNTAGVFAAGFLMRPIGGWIFGRLADRHGRKNSLMISVLMMCFGSLMIACLPTYASIGTWAPALLLLARLIQGLSVGGEYGTTATYMSEVALRGQRGFFASFQYVTLIGGQLLAVLVVVILQQLLTEEELRAWGWRIPFVVGAIAALISLMLRRSLHETSSAETRKDKDAGTIKGLFRDHAAAFITVLGYTAGGSLIFYTFTTYMQKYLVNTAGMTAKNASYVMTGALFLFMVLQPFFGMLSDRIGRRNSMMLFGALGTLFTVPLLMALKTVSSPFMAFVLITLALCIVSFYTSISGLVKAEMFPPQVRALGVGLAYAVANAAFGGSAEYVALGLKTLGMENTFYWYVTAMMAIAFLFSLRLPKQAAYLHHDN; translated from the coding sequence ATGACCTCAGCCTATTACACCGGCGAAGAACGCAGCAAACGCATCTTCGCTATCGTTGGTGCCTCTTCAGGCAACCTGGTGGAATGGTTCGACTTCTACGTCTACGCCTTCTGCGCAATCTACTTTGCCCCGGCTTTCTTCCCCTCCGACGACCCCACCGTGCAGCTGTTGAACACGGCGGGCGTATTCGCCGCGGGCTTTTTGATGCGCCCCATCGGTGGCTGGATCTTCGGCCGCCTCGCTGACCGCCATGGTCGCAAGAATTCCCTGATGATCTCGGTGCTGATGATGTGTTTCGGCTCCCTGATGATCGCCTGCCTGCCTACCTACGCCAGCATCGGCACCTGGGCCCCGGCGCTGCTGTTGCTGGCCCGGCTGATCCAGGGCCTGTCGGTAGGCGGCGAATATGGCACCACTGCCACTTACATGAGTGAAGTGGCCCTGCGCGGCCAGCGCGGCTTCTTCGCCTCGTTCCAGTACGTGACCCTGATCGGTGGCCAGTTGCTGGCGGTGCTGGTGGTGGTGATCCTGCAGCAGTTGCTTACTGAAGAAGAGCTGCGCGCCTGGGGCTGGCGCATTCCGTTCGTGGTCGGTGCCATCGCCGCGCTGATCTCGCTGATGCTGCGCCGCTCGCTGCATGAGACCAGCAGCGCTGAAACCCGCAAGGACAAGGATGCCGGCACCATCAAGGGCCTGTTCCGCGACCACGCGGCGGCCTTCATCACCGTGCTCGGTTACACCGCAGGCGGTTCGCTGATCTTCTATACCTTCACCACGTACATGCAGAAGTACCTGGTCAACACCGCCGGCATGACCGCGAAAAACGCCAGCTACGTGATGACCGGTGCGCTGTTCCTGTTCATGGTGCTGCAGCCGTTCTTCGGCATGCTCTCCGACCGCATCGGCCGGCGTAATTCGATGATGCTGTTCGGCGCCCTGGGTACGCTGTTCACCGTGCCGCTGCTGATGGCGCTGAAAACCGTGAGCAGCCCGTTCATGGCCTTCGTGCTGATTACCCTGGCGTTGTGTATCGTCAGTTTCTACACATCGATCAGCGGTCTGGTGAAGGCTGAGATGTTCCCGCCGCAGGTGCGCGCGCTGGGTGTAGGCCTGGCCTATGCAGTGGCCAACGCGGCGTTCGGCGGTTCGGCCGAGTACGTGGCCCTGGGCCTGAAGACTCTGGGCATGGAAAACACTTTCTACTGGTACGTGACGGCGATGATGGCGATTGCCTTCCTGTTCAGCCTGCGCTTGCCGAAGCAGGCGGCGTACCTGCACCACGATAATTAA
- the pcaC gene encoding 4-carboxymuconolactone decarboxylase, with protein sequence MDEKQRYDAGMQVRRAVLGDAHVDRSLEKLNDFNGEFQEMITRHAWGDIWTRPGLPRHTRSLITIAMLIGMNRNDELKLHLRAAANNGVTRDEIKEVLMQSAIYCGIPAANATFHMAESVWDELGVESRQQ encoded by the coding sequence ATGGATGAGAAACAACGTTACGACGCCGGCATGCAAGTACGCCGTGCTGTGCTTGGCGATGCCCACGTGGACCGCAGCCTGGAGAAGCTCAACGACTTCAACGGCGAGTTTCAGGAGATGATCACCCGCCACGCCTGGGGTGACATCTGGACCCGCCCGGGCCTACCGCGGCATACCCGTAGCCTGATTACCATCGCCATGCTGATCGGCATGAACCGCAACGACGAGCTGAAGCTGCACCTGCGCGCGGCGGCCAACAACGGCGTGACCCGCGACGAGATCAAGGAAGTGCTGATGCAGAGCGCGATCTATTGCGGCATTCCGGCGGCCAATGCCACCTTCCACATGGCGGAGTCGGTGTGGGATGAGCTGGGCGTGGAGTCGCGACAGCAGTAA
- a CDS encoding CoA-transferase subunit beta, translated as MSYSTSEMMTVAAARRLRNGAVCFVGIGLPSKAANLARLTSSPDVVLIYESGPIGAKPSVLPLSIGDGELAETADTVVPTGEIFRYWLQGGRIDVGFLGAAQVDRFGNINTTVVGDYHAPKTRLPGAGGAPEIAGSAKQVLIILKQSPRAFVDKLDFITSVGHGEGGDSRKRLGLPGDGPVGIITDLCIMEPEAGTHEFVVTAIHPGVTREQIIAATGWAIRFADDVQTTAEPTEVELSALRDLEARTAVAHGQVAGEA; from the coding sequence ATGAGCTACTCCACTTCCGAAATGATGACCGTCGCCGCAGCCCGTCGCCTGCGCAACGGTGCTGTGTGCTTCGTCGGCATCGGCCTGCCGTCCAAGGCTGCCAACCTGGCGCGCCTGACCTCGTCGCCTGACGTGGTGCTGATCTACGAATCCGGCCCGATCGGCGCCAAGCCAAGCGTGCTGCCGCTGTCGATCGGTGACGGCGAGCTGGCCGAAACCGCTGACACCGTGGTGCCGACCGGCGAGATCTTCCGCTATTGGCTGCAAGGTGGTCGCATCGACGTCGGCTTCCTTGGCGCCGCCCAGGTCGACCGCTTCGGCAACATCAACACTACCGTGGTCGGTGACTACCACGCCCCGAAAACCCGCCTGCCGGGTGCCGGTGGCGCACCGGAAATCGCCGGTTCCGCCAAGCAGGTGCTGATCATCCTCAAGCAGTCGCCGCGTGCCTTCGTCGACAAGCTGGACTTCATCACCTCGGTTGGCCACGGTGAAGGTGGCGACTCGCGCAAACGCCTTGGCCTGCCAGGCGATGGCCCGGTCGGCATCATCACCGACCTGTGCATCATGGAGCCGGAAGCCGGCACCCATGAATTCGTCGTCACCGCCATCCACCCGGGCGTGACCCGTGAGCAGATCATCGCTGCCACTGGCTGGGCGATCCGCTTTGCCGATGATGTGCAGACCACTGCCGAACCTACCGAAGTCGAGCTGTCCGCCCTGCGTGACCTCGAAGCCCGCACCGCCGTGGCCCATGGCCAGGTGGCAGGAGAAGCCTGA
- a CDS encoding 3-carboxy-cis,cis-muconate cycloisomerase has translation MTNQLFDAYFTAPAMREIFSDRGRLQGMLDFEAALARAEAAAGLVPHSAVAAIEAACHAERYDVGALANAIATAGNSAIPLVKALGKVIASGVPEAERYVHLGATSQDAMDTGLVLQLRAALDLIEADLGKLADTLSRQALQHADTPLVGRTWLQHATPVTLGMKLAGVLGALTRHRQRLQELRPRLLVLQFGGASGSLAALGSKAMPVAEALAEQLQLTLPEQPWHTQRDRLVEFASVLGLVAGSLGKFGRDVSLLMQTEAGELFEPSAPGKGGSSTMPHKRNPVGAAVLIGAATRVPGLVSTLFAAMPQEHERSLGLWHAEWETLPDICCLVSGALRQAQVIAEGMEVDAARMRRNLDLTQGLVLAEAVSIVLAQRLGRDRAHHLLEQCCQRAVAEQRHLRTVLGDEPQVSAELSAEELDRLLDPAHYLGQARVWVARAVSEHQRFTA, from the coding sequence ATGACCAACCAACTGTTCGACGCCTACTTCACCGCGCCGGCCATGCGCGAGATCTTCTCCGACCGTGGCCGCCTGCAGGGCATGCTCGATTTCGAAGCGGCGCTGGCTCGGGCCGAGGCGGCTGCCGGGCTGGTCCCGCACAGCGCGGTAGCGGCCATCGAGGCGGCTTGCCACGCCGAGCGCTATGACGTTGGCGCCTTGGCCAATGCCATCGCCACTGCTGGCAACTCGGCGATCCCGCTGGTGAAGGCGTTGGGCAAGGTGATCGCCAGTGGCGTGCCCGAGGCCGAACGCTACGTGCACCTGGGCGCCACCAGCCAGGACGCGATGGACACCGGCCTGGTCCTGCAGCTGCGCGCTGCCCTCGACCTGATCGAGGCCGACCTTGGCAAGCTGGCCGATACCCTGTCGCGTCAGGCCTTGCAGCACGCCGACACGCCGCTGGTGGGGCGCACCTGGCTGCAGCACGCCACCCCGGTGACCCTGGGCATGAAACTGGCCGGTGTGCTGGGCGCCTTGACCCGTCACCGCCAGCGCCTGCAGGAGCTGCGCCCACGTTTGCTGGTGCTGCAGTTCGGCGGCGCCTCCGGCAGCCTGGCCGCCCTGGGCAGCAAGGCGATGCCGGTGGCCGAAGCCCTGGCCGAGCAGCTCCAGCTGACCCTGCCCGAGCAGCCCTGGCACACCCAGCGCGACCGCCTGGTGGAGTTTGCCTCGGTGCTGGGCCTGGTTGCCGGTAGCCTGGGCAAGTTCGGCCGTGATGTCAGCCTGCTGATGCAGACGGAGGCGGGGGAGCTGTTCGAGCCTTCCGCGCCGGGCAAAGGCGGTTCCTCGACCATGCCGCACAAGCGCAACCCGGTGGGCGCCGCAGTGCTGATCGGTGCCGCGACCCGGGTGCCGGGCCTGGTATCGACGCTGTTCGCGGCCATGCCTCAGGAGCACGAACGCAGCCTTGGCTTGTGGCATGCCGAATGGGAAACCCTGCCGGACATCTGCTGCCTGGTCTCTGGTGCGCTGCGCCAGGCCCAGGTGATTGCCGAGGGCATGGAAGTGGATGCCGCGCGTATGCGCCGTAACCTCGACCTGACCCAGGGCCTGGTGCTGGCCGAAGCGGTGAGCATCGTCCTCGCCCAGCGCCTGGGCCGCGACCGCGCCCACCACCTGCTGGAGCAGTGCTGCCAGCGCGCCGTGGCCGAACAGCGCCACCTGCGCACCGTGCTGGGTGACGAGCCGCAGGTCAGCGCCGAACTGTCCGCCGAAGAACTCGATCGCTTGCTCGACCCTGCCCATTACCTGGGGCAGGCCCGCGTCTGGGTGGCGCGCGCCGTGTCCGAACATCAACGTTTCACTGCCTGA
- a CDS encoding CoA transferase subunit A: MAAILPLHEAVKQFIQDGDTVALEGFTHLIPTAAGHEIIRQGKRDLTLVRMTPDLIYDQLIGAGCASKLIFSWGGNPGVGSLHRLRDAVEKQWPHAIEIEEHSHADLANAYVAGASGLPFAVLRAYAGSDLPKVNPLIKSVTCPFTGEVLAAVPSVRPDVTVIHAQKADRKGNVLLWGILGVQKEAALAAKRCIVTVEEIVDDLQAPMNACVLPTWALSAVCLVPGGAHPSYAHGYYERDNRFYQAWDPIARSRESFTAWIDTYIRGTADFNEFKAKLASTAEAAQ, translated from the coding sequence ATGGCTGCAATTCTCCCGCTTCACGAAGCCGTGAAGCAGTTCATCCAGGATGGCGATACCGTCGCCCTCGAAGGTTTCACTCACCTGATCCCGACAGCCGCCGGCCACGAGATCATCCGTCAGGGCAAGCGCGACCTGACCCTGGTGCGCATGACTCCGGACCTGATCTACGACCAGCTGATCGGCGCCGGTTGCGCCAGCAAGCTGATCTTCTCCTGGGGTGGTAACCCGGGTGTCGGTTCGCTGCACCGCCTGCGTGATGCCGTCGAGAAGCAGTGGCCACACGCCATCGAAATCGAAGAGCACAGCCACGCCGACCTGGCCAACGCCTATGTCGCCGGTGCTTCGGGCCTGCCGTTCGCCGTGCTGCGTGCCTACGCCGGCTCCGACCTGCCGAAGGTCAACCCGCTGATCAAGAGCGTCACCTGCCCGTTCACTGGTGAAGTGCTGGCAGCCGTGCCCTCGGTACGCCCGGACGTGACCGTGATCCACGCGCAAAAGGCCGACCGCAAAGGCAACGTGCTGCTGTGGGGCATCCTCGGTGTGCAGAAGGAGGCCGCCCTGGCCGCCAAGCGCTGCATCGTCACCGTCGAGGAAATCGTCGACGACCTGCAGGCCCCGATGAACGCCTGCGTGCTGCCGACCTGGGCGCTGAGCGCGGTATGCCTGGTACCGGGTGGTGCGCACCCGTCCTATGCCCACGGCTACTACGAGCGTGACAACCGCTTCTACCAGGCCTGGGACCCGATCGCGCGTAGCCGTGAATCGTTCACCGCCTGGATCGACACCTACATCCGTGGCACTGCCGATTTCAACGAATTCAAGGCCAAGCTGGCCAGCACTGCGGAGGCCGCACAATGA
- the pcaR gene encoding pca regulon transcriptional regulator PcaR: MSDETLVNDSVNPESANPEQARSASAALAPPIVASPAKRIQAFTGDPDFMTSLARGLAVIQAFQERKRHLTIAQISHRTEIPRAAVRRCLHTLIKLGYATTDGRTYSLLPKVLTLGHAYLSSTPLAISAQPYLDRISDQLHEAANMATLEGDDILYIARSATVERLISVDLSVGGRLPAYCTSMGRILLAAMDDTSLREYLERADLKARTSRTLHDPESLFACIQQVRAQGWCVVDQELEQGLRSIAVPVYDASGQVLAALNVSTHVGRVTRSELEQRFLPILLAASRDLCHQLFG; encoded by the coding sequence ATGAGTGACGAAACCCTGGTCAACGATTCCGTCAATCCAGAGTCGGCCAATCCAGAGCAGGCACGATCTGCCTCGGCAGCCCTGGCACCGCCGATCGTGGCTTCCCCGGCCAAACGCATCCAGGCCTTTACCGGCGACCCGGACTTCATGACCTCCCTGGCGCGTGGCCTGGCTGTGATCCAGGCCTTCCAGGAACGCAAGCGCCACCTGACCATCGCCCAGATCAGCCACCGCACCGAAATCCCCCGGGCGGCGGTGCGCCGTTGCCTGCACACGCTGATCAAGCTGGGTTACGCCACCACCGACGGGCGCACCTATTCGCTGTTGCCCAAAGTGCTGACGCTGGGGCATGCGTACCTGTCGTCGACGCCGCTGGCGATTTCTGCCCAGCCTTACCTGGACCGCATCAGCGATCAGCTGCACGAGGCGGCCAACATGGCCACGCTCGAAGGTGACGACATTCTTTATATAGCCCGTTCGGCCACGGTGGAGCGGCTGATCTCGGTCGACCTGTCGGTGGGCGGGCGCCTGCCGGCCTATTGCACATCGATGGGGCGCATTCTGTTGGCGGCCATGGATGACACCAGCCTGCGTGAATACCTGGAACGTGCCGACCTGAAGGCGCGAACCAGCCGTACCTTGCATGACCCCGAGTCGCTGTTCGCCTGTATCCAGCAGGTGCGTGCCCAGGGCTGGTGCGTGGTGGACCAGGAGCTGGAGCAGGGGCTGCGCTCGATTGCCGTGCCGGTGTATGACGCCTCGGGGCAGGTGTTGGCTGCGTTGAATGTGAGTACCCATGTCGGGCGGGTGACGCGCAGTGAGCTGGAGCAGCGGTTCCTGCCGATTTTGCTGGCGGCTAGCCGGGACCTTTGTCATCAGCTGTTTGGCTGA
- the pcaD gene encoding 3-oxoadipate enol-lactonase yields the protein MAHLQLADGVLNYQIDGPENAPVLVLSNSLGTDLGMWDTQIPLWSQHFRVLRYDTRGHGGSLVTEGPYRIEQLGRDVLALLDGLDIAKAHFVGLSMGGLIGQWLGINAGQRLHSLTLCNTAAKIANDEVWNTRIDTVLKGGQQAMVDLRDASIARWFTPGFAQAQPAQAQRICQMLAQTSPQGYAGNCAAVRDADYREQLGRIQVPTLIVAGTEDVVTTPEHGRFMQAGIAGAEYVDFPAAHLSNVEIGERFSRRVLDFLLAH from the coding sequence GTGGCGCACTTGCAACTGGCCGATGGCGTTTTGAACTACCAGATCGATGGCCCGGAAAACGCCCCGGTGCTGGTCCTGTCCAACTCGCTGGGCACTGACCTGGGCATGTGGGACACGCAGATTCCACTGTGGAGCCAGCACTTTCGCGTGCTGCGCTACGACACCCGTGGCCACGGTGGGTCGCTGGTCACTGAAGGCCCTTACCGCATCGAACAGCTGGGGCGTGACGTGCTGGCCCTGCTCGATGGCCTGGACATCGCCAAGGCGCATTTCGTCGGCCTGTCGATGGGTGGCCTGATCGGCCAGTGGCTGGGCATCAATGCAGGCCAGCGCCTGCACAGCCTGACCTTGTGCAACACCGCAGCCAAGATCGCCAACGACGAGGTGTGGAACACCCGTATCGACACCGTGCTCAAGGGTGGCCAGCAGGCCATGGTCGACCTGCGCGATGCCTCCATCGCCCGCTGGTTTACCCCGGGTTTCGCCCAGGCCCAGCCAGCGCAAGCCCAGCGTATCTGTCAGATGCTGGCGCAAACCAGCCCGCAAGGCTATGCCGGCAACTGCGCCGCGGTGCGGGATGCCGACTACCGCGAGCAGTTGGGCCGCATCCAGGTGCCTACGCTGATCGTTGCCGGTACCGAAGACGTGGTGACCACCCCGGAGCACGGCCGCTTCATGCAGGCCGGTATCGCGGGTGCCGAGTACGTCGACTTCCCGGCGGCGCACCTGTCCAATGTCGAGATCGGCGAGCGCTTCAGCCGCCGCGTGCTCGATTTCCTGCTGGCTCACTGA
- a CDS encoding MFS transporter, translating to MNQAQTNVGKSLDVQSFINQQPLSRYQWRVVLLCFLIVFLDGLDTAAMGFIAPALSQEWGIDRASLGPVMSAALIGMVFGALGSGPLADRFGRKGVLVGAVLVFGGFSLASAFATNVDQLLVLRFLTGLGLGAGMPNATTLLSEYTPERLKSLLVTSMFCGFNLGMAGGGFISAKMIPAYGWHSLLVIGGVLPLLLALVLMVWLPESARFLVVRNRGTDKVRKTLSPIAPQVVAEAGSFSVPEQKAVAARNVFALIFSGTYGMGTMLLWLTYFMGLVIVYLLTSWLPTLMRDSGASMEQAAFIGALFQFGGVLSAVGVGWAMDRFNPHKVIGIFYLLAGVFAYAVGQSLGNITVLATLVLVAGMCVNGAQSAMPSLAARFYPTQSRATGVSWMLGIGRFGAILGAWSGATLLGLGWTFEQVLTALLVPAGLATVGVIVKGLVSHADAT from the coding sequence ATGAACCAAGCGCAAACCAACGTCGGCAAAAGCCTCGACGTCCAGTCGTTCATCAATCAGCAGCCGCTGTCCCGCTACCAGTGGCGGGTGGTGCTGTTGTGCTTCCTGATCGTCTTCCTCGATGGCCTGGACACCGCCGCCATGGGCTTCATCGCCCCGGCCCTGTCGCAGGAGTGGGGGATTGACCGCGCCAGCCTCGGCCCGGTCATGAGTGCTGCATTGATCGGCATGGTGTTCGGTGCCCTCGGCTCCGGCCCGTTGGCCGACCGCTTTGGCCGCAAGGGCGTGCTGGTGGGCGCAGTACTGGTGTTCGGCGGCTTCAGCCTGGCCTCGGCCTTCGCCACCAACGTCGACCAGTTGCTGGTATTGCGCTTCCTGACCGGCCTGGGCCTTGGCGCAGGCATGCCCAACGCCACCACGCTGTTGTCTGAATACACCCCCGAGCGCCTCAAGTCGCTGCTGGTGACCAGCATGTTCTGTGGCTTCAACCTGGGTATGGCCGGTGGTGGTTTCATTTCCGCCAAGATGATCCCTGCCTACGGTTGGCACAGCCTGCTGGTGATCGGTGGCGTGCTGCCGTTGCTGCTGGCGCTGGTGCTGATGGTGTGGTTGCCGGAGTCGGCGCGGTTCCTGGTGGTGCGCAACCGGGGCACCGACAAGGTGCGCAAGACCTTGTCGCCCATCGCGCCACAGGTGGTGGCCGAGGCGGGCAGCTTCAGCGTGCCGGAACAGAAGGCGGTGGCCGCGCGCAACGTGTTTGCGCTGATTTTCTCCGGCACCTACGGCATGGGCACCATGCTGCTGTGGTTGACCTACTTCATGGGCCTGGTGATCGTCTATCTGCTGACCAGCTGGCTGCCAACCTTGATGCGCGACAGCGGTGCGAGCATGGAGCAGGCTGCCTTCATCGGCGCACTGTTCCAGTTCGGTGGCGTGCTGAGTGCCGTCGGCGTGGGCTGGGCCATGGACCGCTTCAATCCGCACAAGGTGATCGGCATTTTCTACCTGCTGGCCGGGGTCTTCGCCTACGCCGTGGGGCAGAGCCTGGGCAATATCACCGTATTGGCCACGCTGGTGCTGGTTGCCGGCATGTGCGTGAACGGCGCCCAGTCGGCGATGCCGTCGCTGGCGGCGCGCTTCTATCCGACCCAGAGCCGCGCCACGGGCGTATCGTGGATGCTGGGTATTGGCCGCTTTGGGGCGATTCTCGGCGCCTGGAGTGGTGCGACGCTGCTGGGGCTGGGCTGGACCTTCGAACAGGTGCTCACGGCATTGCTGGTGCCGGCGGGGCTGGCGACCGTAGGTGTGATCGTGAAAGGGCTGGTGAGCCACGCTGACGCGACCTGA
- the pcaF gene encoding 3-oxoadipyl-CoA thiolase: protein MMRDVFICDAIRTPIGRFGGALAGVRADDLAAVPLKALIERNPGVQWDQVDEVFFGCANQAGEDNRNVARMALLLAGLPESIPGVTLNRLCASGMDAVGTAFRAIASGEMELAIAGGVESMSRAPFVMGKAESGYSRNMKLEDTTIGWRFINPLMKSQYGVHSMPETADNVADDYQVSRADQDAFALRSQQKAAAAQAAGFFAEEIVPVRIAHKKGETIVEHDEHLRPETTLEALTRLKPVNGPDKTVTAGNASGVNDGAAALILASAEAVKKHGLTPRARVLGMASAGVAPRVMGIGPVPAVRKLTERLGMAVNDFDVIELNEAFASQGLAVLRELGVADDAPQVNPNGGAIALGHPLGMSGARLVLTALHQLEKSGGRKGLATMCVGVGQGLALAIERV, encoded by the coding sequence CTGATGCGCGACGTATTCATCTGTGACGCCATCCGCACCCCGATCGGCCGCTTCGGCGGCGCCCTGGCCGGCGTGCGGGCCGACGACCTGGCCGCCGTGCCGCTGAAGGCGCTGATCGAGCGCAACCCCGGCGTGCAGTGGGATCAGGTTGACGAAGTGTTCTTCGGCTGCGCCAACCAGGCCGGTGAAGACAACCGCAACGTGGCGCGCATGGCGCTGCTGCTGGCCGGCCTGCCGGAGAGCATCCCGGGCGTTACCCTGAACCGCTTGTGCGCGTCGGGCATGGATGCCGTTGGCACTGCCTTCCGCGCCATTGCCAGCGGCGAAATGGAACTGGCGATTGCCGGCGGCGTCGAGTCGATGTCGCGTGCCCCGTTCGTCATGGGCAAGGCCGAAAGCGGCTATTCGCGCAACATGAAGCTTGAAGACACCACCATCGGCTGGCGTTTCATCAACCCGCTGATGAAGAGCCAGTATGGTGTGCACTCCATGCCGGAAACTGCCGACAACGTGGCCGACGATTACCAGGTTTCGCGCGCTGACCAGGACGCTTTCGCCCTGCGCAGCCAGCAGAAGGCAGCTGCCGCCCAGGCCGCCGGCTTCTTCGCCGAAGAGATCGTGCCGGTGCGTATCGCGCACAAGAAAGGCGAGACCATCGTCGAGCATGACGAGCACCTGCGCCCGGAAACCACACTGGAAGCCCTGACCAGGCTCAAGCCGGTCAACGGCCCGGACAAGACCGTCACCGCTGGCAATGCCTCGGGCGTTAACGACGGTGCTGCGGCGCTAATCCTGGCTTCGGCCGAGGCGGTGAAGAAGCACGGCCTGACCCCACGTGCCCGAGTACTGGGCATGGCCAGTGCCGGTGTTGCACCGCGGGTGATGGGTATTGGCCCGGTGCCGGCGGTGCGCAAGCTGACCGAGCGCCTGGGTATGGCGGTGAATGATTTCGATGTGATCGAGCTCAACGAAGCCTTTGCCAGCCAAGGTTTGGCGGTGCTGCGCGAGCTGGGTGTGGCCGACGATGCGCCGCAGGTGAACCCTAACGGCGGTGCCATCGCCTTGGGCCATCCGCTGGGCATGAGCGGTGCGCGTCTGGTGCTGACCGCGCTTCACCAGCTGGAGAAGAGTGGTGGGCGCAAGGGCCTGGCGACCATGTGTGTGGGTGTCGGCCAAGGTTTGGCGCTGGCCATCGAGCGGGTTTGA